In one window of Ovis aries strain OAR_USU_Benz2616 breed Rambouillet chromosome 5, ARS-UI_Ramb_v3.0, whole genome shotgun sequence DNA:
- the SPINK13 gene encoding serine protease inhibitor Kazal-type 13 gives MTAFPCMIIFFLESSTLAHIVFSELFKPHDYSEWPEPPCKIYYPLDPLYDADCPEVTAYVCGTNGLTYKNECFLCVDQW, from the exons ATGACTGCCTTTCCCTGTATGATCATATTTTTCCTGGAATCCTCCACTTTGGCACATATTGTTTTTTCAG AACTCTTCAAACCACATGATTACTCTGAATGGCCTGag CCCCCGTGTAAAATATATTACCCACTGGATCCTCTTTATGATGCAGACTGTCCTGAAGTGACAGCATATGTTTGTGGGACAAATGGCCTCACTTACAAGAATGAGTGTTTCCTTTGTGTTGATCAGTGGTAA